The following proteins come from a genomic window of Anabaena sphaerica FACHB-251:
- the arsB gene encoding ACR3 family arsenite efflux transporter, with product MNLHHGKNITPIKAKSNLSFFEKYLTVWVFICILVGIALGRIFPGIAVALDTISIYQVSIPIAICLFFMMYPIMVKIDFTQAVNALRAPKPVILTLVMNWLIKPFTMVAFAQFFLGWLFKPLITGTELITGGEVALTNSYIAGTILLGIAPCTAMVLMWGYLSYGNQGHTLVMVAVNSLAMLFLYAPLGRWLLAANDLTVPWQTIVLSVLIYVGFPLVAGMYSRYWILKYKGKQWFENRFLKYLSPIAISALLITLVLLFAFKGELIVNNPLHILLIAVPLFIQTNFIFLISYVAALKLNISYEDAAPAALIGASNHFEVAIATAVMLFGLNSGAALATVVGVLIEVPVMLMLVEFCKRTAAWFPREPEKATLRDPRCINAFGADN from the coding sequence ATGAATCTACATCACGGAAAAAATATAACTCCAATAAAAGCTAAAAGCAACCTCAGCTTTTTTGAAAAATACCTCACTGTTTGGGTGTTTATTTGTATCTTAGTAGGAATTGCTTTAGGTCGGATATTTCCAGGTATTGCTGTTGCTTTAGATACTATTAGTATTTATCAAGTTTCTATTCCTATTGCTATTTGTCTATTTTTTATGATGTACCCCATCATGGTGAAAATAGACTTTACCCAAGCTGTAAACGCCCTGCGTGCGCCAAAACCTGTAATTTTGACTTTAGTGATGAATTGGTTAATTAAACCATTCACAATGGTAGCATTTGCCCAATTCTTTTTAGGTTGGTTATTTAAACCATTAATTACAGGTACAGAATTAATTACAGGTGGTGAAGTTGCACTCACTAATTCTTACATTGCTGGGACAATTTTATTAGGAATTGCACCTTGTACCGCAATGGTTTTAATGTGGGGATATCTTTCCTATGGTAATCAAGGTCATACCTTAGTAATGGTAGCTGTAAATTCTCTAGCCATGTTGTTTTTGTATGCACCTTTGGGACGGTGGTTACTAGCAGCAAATGATTTAACAGTACCTTGGCAAACTATTGTTTTATCAGTATTAATATATGTAGGTTTTCCCTTAGTAGCAGGAATGTATAGCCGTTATTGGATATTGAAATATAAAGGTAAACAATGGTTTGAAAACCGATTTTTAAAATATCTCAGTCCTATTGCTATTAGCGCCCTCTTGATTACTTTAGTTTTGCTATTTGCCTTTAAAGGTGAATTAATAGTTAATAATCCCCTGCATATTTTATTAATTGCAGTACCGCTATTTATTCAAACAAATTTCATTTTCTTAATTAGTTATGTAGCAGCATTAAAATTAAATATATCCTATGAAGATGCAGCACCCGCAGCTTTAATTGGTGCTAGTAATCATTTTGAAGTTGCTATTGCAACGGCGGTTATGTTATTTGGTTTAAATTCTGGTGCAGCACTAGCAACGGTGGTAGGGGTTTTAATTGAAGTTCCAGTTATGTTGATGTTAGTGGAATTTTGTAAACGTACAGCAGCATGGTTTCCCAGAGAACCAGAAAAAGCAACATTACGAGATCCACGTTGTATTAATGCTTTTGGTGCTGATAATTAG
- the arsC gene encoding arsenate reductase, glutathione/glutaredoxin type codes for MKKVMFICKHYSRRSQMAEGFAKTLGEGKIAVFSSGLASSEVDPISVQVMSEIGIDISNQSSKALSDFNPEDFYAVISLCGCGVNLPEAWVLRDVFADWQLDYPEGHDIDTFRRVRDEVKERVIQLITDLS; via the coding sequence ATGAAGAAAGTAATGTTTATCTGTAAACATTACTCCCGTCGTTCCCAAATGGCGGAAGGGTTTGCGAAAACTTTAGGAGAGGGTAAAATTGCTGTTTTTAGTTCTGGTTTAGCATCAAGTGAAGTAGACCCAATCTCTGTACAAGTAATGTCAGAAATAGGCATTGATATTAGTAATCAAAGTTCTAAAGCTTTGAGTGATTTTAATCCTGAAGATTTTTATGCAGTGATTTCTTTATGTGGTTGTGGTGTGAATTTACCAGAAGCTTGGGTGTTAAGAGATGTGTTCGCAGATTGGCAACTTGATTATCCTGAAGGTCATGATATTGACACCTTTCGTCGTGTGCGGGATGAGGTGAAAGAAAGAGTGATTCAGTTAATTACAGATTTGAGTTAA